The window TCAGTGATTTCTATGCAAACGATCAGACCATTAAACATAATAATGTGACCGCTTGGATAATGAACTACTTGAACGAACATAATATTTTTGAGCAGCTTCAAAAAAGCACCTTCGTTATTTTTGATTATTTAACAAGTGTTGGACATTTTACGTTTAAGTTTGTCATGTCATTTGTATTAAGTTTTTTCTATTGTATCGAAGAAGAACGTATGAAAAATTTCTCAAAAAACTTTCTAACTAGCGATTTGGGTTGGTTATTTGAAGATATCTTATATTTTGCCAAGAAATTTATTGGGACTTTTGGTGTGGTGATTGAAGCACAGCTATTTATCGCCATATGCAACACCGTTCTAATGATTATCCCAATGATGCTATTAGGATACGGACAAATTCCTAGTTTGATTTTAATGATTTTCTTGATGAGTTTAGTCCCTGTTGCAGGTGCCATCATTTCAACGATCCCCTTAAGTTTTATTGCGTATTATCAAGGGGGCGTCGACTATGTCTTCTATATGATTTTAATGATTATTATTATTCATTTATTTGAATCTTATTTTCTAAACCCTAAATTCATGTCAAACAGAACACATTTACCTACATTTTATACTTTTGTTATTTTAGTTATTAGTGAACAAGTCTTTGGTATTTGGGGACTGATTGTCGGAATTCCTATTTTCGTATTCTTTTTAGATATTATTAACGTTACTAGGTCTAGTATAAAAAAAGAGACTTAACACCTTAAAATGACAAATTATTAATTAATAAAAACAACCAATTGCCATATTAGATGGCAATTGGTTGTTTTTTAATATACATTATATATATGGTATGATTAATATAATAAGGAGGCTCGGAAATTATGAAACACTTATTGCAAGAACGTATAAATAAGATGCTTATGATGATTTATGAAAATGATGTTATCCCCCTCAAAGATATTATGATGAAATTTAATATCTCCGACAGAACCGTAAGAAATGATATTAAAGAGTTAAATGAGTATTTAAGTCCTTATGGAGCAAAAATTATCCTATTAAGAAAAAAAGGCTATACCATTGAATCAAAACAATCTTTAGATACTCTTTATCACGATATTAGTCAATATGAACAACTCAATTTATCTATTGACTCATTAGAGAATCGTGTTTTTTTAGTTATCACTTATTTGTTGAGCAAAAAAACATATGCGTCAGCTAATGAACTATGTCGTGTCGTGTACGTAAGTCCATCTACTATGACAAGTTATTTACGTTCGATTAAAGAAAGCATCCAACCGTTTAAATTAAAACTTATTTCTAAAAATAATGCTGGGTATAAAATATCTGGATCTGAGAAAAATATTAGACGTTACATAATTGAACGCTTAATTAATAAAAATGACCCCAACTATATGACCACGTTTTCCGCCTTTGAAGTCAAACTTCTTGAACACGTTGATTTAGAAATGCTTTATACAACTAGCTTAACGTTTTTCCCACCTGAAACTTATCCATTTAGTGACTATTCAAGAAAAAATTTTATTATTCAACTGGCTATTATGATGA is drawn from Vagococcus xieshaowenii and contains these coding sequences:
- a CDS encoding AI-2E family transporter codes for the protein MSIYQKFIENIKLRRFVILFSIILLLYITRSFISYILFTFIFTYLFLSMKKIITKRVPIPPKIVISVLYSLVVFFLYIALTKYVPIIINQSVHLIETISDFYANDQTIKHNNVTAWIMNYLNEHNIFEQLQKSTFVIFDYLTSVGHFTFKFVMSFVLSFFYCIEEERMKNFSKNFLTSDLGWLFEDILYFAKKFIGTFGVVIEAQLFIAICNTVLMIIPMMLLGYGQIPSLILMIFLMSLVPVAGAIISTIPLSFIAYYQGGVDYVFYMILMIIIIHLFESYFLNPKFMSNRTHLPTFYTFVILVISEQVFGIWGLIVGIPIFVFFLDIINVTRSSIKKET